A single window of Chloracidobacterium thermophilum B DNA harbors:
- a CDS encoding DUF4388 domain-containing protein yields the protein MPESPQPPTYPAEGTSAAPAAPSPPTTGLLTTVGVPDLLRRAYSERFTGELLLSRGDEQKQIYFETGNIVFAASNQPADRIGASLLRQGLITQADFDRILAQAHEGKRFGQALVEAGLMSERDLITNITFQILDIIYSVFNWTTGNFEFIPGEHRVAEELKLKLTTASIILEGVRRLEDFGIIRRGLGDLNRFIAPSSSPLLRLQTVTLKPFERQLLELITQPLDLLHILVVVNAPPAATLKAIFGLISAGILEQTEPPTLSRDTGKFELPAALRPVIPLATPTTASQAQPAYSPDYAAFRSRLDELWTRIRLNNPHLILNVPVGATLEDINVAYLRLADQFHPDRFLTAPIPLRREVEEAFRHIVQSFEYLRQQALQIRLQRTTGRFTATPHVVRTTGAYPMAPLPPTPPTPPPPAPPPQKRTATRTPNPVKPTGNAEVDAAIDDFLAYLDDQKAPLVVSDSLSLLLRTEPPFALPRERVAEIVAGWAYNQASQRQRPLNEMLLAALEDIRHAERARVLKAFNPDTFYEAFVADLMLFCPPEEQELFQLKLGALRDFLRHA from the coding sequence ATGCCTGAGTCGCCCCAGCCACCAACCTATCCTGCCGAAGGCACATCGGCTGCCCCCGCCGCGCCCTCGCCGCCCACGACTGGACTGCTGACCACCGTCGGCGTGCCCGACCTGCTGCGCCGGGCCTACAGCGAACGCTTCACCGGCGAACTGCTCCTGTCCCGGGGAGACGAGCAAAAACAGATTTACTTTGAAACCGGCAACATCGTCTTTGCGGCCAGCAACCAGCCGGCCGACCGCATCGGCGCCTCACTCCTGCGGCAGGGTCTCATCACCCAGGCCGACTTCGACCGCATCCTTGCCCAGGCCCACGAAGGCAAACGCTTCGGACAGGCCTTGGTTGAAGCCGGATTGATGTCCGAACGCGACCTCATCACCAACATCACCTTTCAAATCCTTGACATCATCTACTCCGTCTTCAACTGGACGACCGGCAACTTTGAATTCATCCCCGGTGAACACCGGGTCGCTGAAGAACTCAAACTCAAACTCACCACCGCCAGCATCATCCTGGAAGGCGTCCGCCGCCTTGAGGACTTCGGCATCATCCGGCGCGGCCTCGGCGACCTCAACCGCTTCATCGCCCCTTCTTCCTCGCCGCTGCTCCGCCTGCAAACCGTGACGCTCAAACCCTTCGAGCGCCAACTTCTGGAACTCATCACCCAGCCCCTTGACCTGCTCCACATCCTCGTAGTGGTCAACGCCCCACCGGCTGCCACCCTCAAAGCCATTTTCGGACTCATTTCCGCCGGCATTCTCGAACAAACCGAGCCGCCGACGCTGTCGCGCGATACCGGCAAATTTGAACTGCCGGCGGCGCTCCGGCCGGTCATCCCGCTGGCCACGCCCACGACAGCGTCTCAGGCCCAGCCAGCCTACAGCCCGGACTACGCCGCTTTCCGGTCACGGCTCGATGAACTCTGGACGCGCATCCGTCTCAATAACCCGCACCTGATCCTCAACGTTCCCGTCGGCGCGACCTTGGAAGACATCAACGTGGCCTACCTGCGCCTGGCCGACCAGTTCCACCCCGACCGCTTCCTCACCGCGCCCATCCCCCTGCGCCGTGAGGTGGAAGAAGCCTTCCGGCATATCGTCCAGAGCTTTGAGTATCTCCGCCAGCAGGCGCTTCAGATACGCCTCCAGCGCACGACCGGCCGTTTCACGGCCACCCCTCACGTGGTCCGAACCACTGGGGCCTACCCGATGGCGCCCCTGCCCCCTACACCCCCGACACCGCCGCCGCCAGCACCACCGCCCCAAAAGCGAACCGCCACACGTACTCCCAACCCCGTCAAGCCCACCGGCAACGCCGAAGTGGACGCCGCCATTGATGACTTTCTGGCCTATCTCGACGACCAGAAAGCCCCGCTCGTCGTCAGTGACTCCCTCTCCCTGCTGCTTCGTACCGAGCCGCCCTTTGCCCTCCCCCGTGAGCGGGTGGCTGAAATCGTGGCTGGCTGGGCCTATAATCAAGCCAGCCAGCGCCAGCGCCCCCTCAACGAAATGCTGCTGGCGGCGCTGGAGGACATTCGCCATGCGGAACGTGCGCGGGTTCTCAAGGCGTTCAACCCGGATACGTTTTACGAAGCCTTTGTCGCCGACCTCATGCTGTTCTGCCCCCCGGAAGAGCAGGAACTTTTCCAGCTCAAGCTGGGTGCTCTGCGGGACTTTCTACGTCACGCCTGA
- a CDS encoding M16 family metallopeptidase — protein sequence MKKSIPPAPTPETTPHQPQPYVPAHLTHPRRHRTRRRGWQRTRLPNGLTVIVEPMAHIRSVAVSAWSRIGARHEPAAYNGISHFVEHMLFKGTRRRTTRQIAVESDRLGGQVEAATMMEGVNYYIQTLDLYLPQALDLLLDLLGAPRFDETEFARERSVILEEIKMIADNPEELAFEHFLANFFPQHALGRPIEGTPRTLRRLTPEDLRHFHHLAYHPRHLVISVAGHVDPALVLEHCHTGFAGTTPPDPAQLERYQLLEPYVGAPTFCLNEHRDTEQVHLLLGLAAPSLLSPDRTASTLLATLLGGGLSSRLFLRVREEAGLAYNIYADAMAYSDAGVFLIYAAVAPRNLKRTVRAILTEVAAVASGQFTDDEVELAKAQHLTSLHLGHDTSSVRANQNGYQEITFGQIFSQEDLEQEINSVTRSQLQLLARELFAGKVFSGLALGDLGRYRLHPASLYVPRHVSRSTVQVIS from the coding sequence GTGAAGAAATCCATTCCACCCGCCCCCACTCCAGAGACGACCCCCCACCAACCACAACCTTACGTTCCGGCCCACCTTACCCATCCGCGCCGGCACCGCACCCGGCGGCGCGGATGGCAACGGACCCGCCTCCCCAACGGGCTGACGGTCATCGTCGAACCCATGGCACACATACGTTCCGTGGCCGTGTCGGCGTGGAGCCGGATTGGCGCCCGCCATGAGCCGGCGGCTTACAACGGTATCAGCCACTTCGTCGAGCACATGCTGTTCAAAGGCACCCGGCGCCGCACCACCCGCCAGATTGCCGTCGAAAGCGACCGGCTCGGCGGACAGGTCGAAGCCGCCACCATGATGGAAGGCGTCAACTATTACATCCAGACGCTCGACCTGTACCTGCCCCAGGCCCTGGACCTGCTCCTGGACCTGCTGGGCGCGCCGCGTTTTGACGAAACAGAGTTCGCCCGCGAGCGCAGTGTCATCCTCGAAGAAATCAAAATGATTGCCGACAACCCCGAAGAGCTGGCCTTTGAGCACTTTCTGGCCAACTTCTTCCCACAGCACGCCCTGGGACGTCCGATTGAAGGCACCCCGCGTACCCTGCGTCGCTTGACTCCCGAAGACCTCCGGCACTTTCACCATCTGGCTTACCACCCCCGGCACCTTGTCATCTCCGTGGCCGGCCACGTTGACCCCGCACTGGTTCTGGAGCACTGCCACACCGGCTTTGCCGGAACAACACCGCCTGATCCAGCACAACTTGAACGGTATCAACTACTTGAACCTTATGTCGGCGCGCCGACGTTCTGCCTCAACGAGCACCGCGACACCGAGCAGGTTCACCTGCTCCTCGGCCTCGCCGCCCCCTCCCTCCTGTCGCCCGACCGGACGGCTTCCACCCTGCTGGCAACCCTCCTGGGCGGCGGCCTCAGTTCGCGCCTGTTCCTGCGCGTCCGGGAGGAAGCCGGACTGGCCTACAACATCTATGCCGATGCCATGGCCTACAGCGATGCCGGTGTCTTCCTTATCTATGCTGCCGTGGCCCCACGCAACCTCAAGCGGACCGTCCGCGCCATTCTCACGGAAGTCGCCGCCGTCGCCAGCGGACAGTTCACGGACGACGAAGTTGAGCTTGCCAAAGCCCAGCACCTGACCAGCCTCCACCTCGGACACGACACAAGCAGTGTCCGCGCCAATCAGAATGGATACCAGGAAATCACCTTCGGGCAAATCTTTAGCCAAGAAGACCTGGAGCAGGAAATCAACAGTGTCACCCGTTCCCAACTCCAGCTTCTGGCCCGGGAACTCTTCGCCGGAAAAGTCTTTTCCGGACTGGCTCTCGGCGACCTGGGACGTTACCGGCTTCACCCCGCCAGCCTGTACGTCCCACGCCATGTTTCACGTTCAACCGTTCAAGTGATTTCTTGA
- a CDS encoding MBL fold metallo-hydrolase, with product MRFTLLASGSTGNATLIETAQTAVLIDAGLSARTLVRRMTDIGFDPTRLAAIFITHEHSDHVGGLSVLSRQLARPVFIAPATRRQLRFKDRDMASIPWADPLAAGQPVVIGDLTLTPIAVPHDAAEPFIFTATAAGVKLAVVTDLGYIPPHVAHHLTGCQALVLEANHDRDMLRAGPYPWELKQRISSRVGHLSNEDMARFLREDFDGAAAHIVLAHLSQHNNHPALARLAALQALDAHYPHRTWETVVTVAPAAGLPHWCPL from the coding sequence ATGCGATTCACCCTCCTGGCCAGCGGCAGCACCGGTAACGCCACCCTCATCGAGACCGCCCAGACCGCCGTCCTCATTGACGCCGGACTGTCTGCCCGCACCCTCGTGCGCCGGATGACCGACATCGGCTTTGACCCGACCCGCCTGGCGGCCATCTTCATCACCCACGAACACAGCGACCACGTCGGCGGCCTTTCCGTCCTCTCCCGCCAACTCGCCCGGCCGGTGTTCATCGCCCCGGCCACCCGCCGGCAACTGCGGTTCAAGGACCGGGACATGGCCTCCATTCCCTGGGCTGACCCCCTCGCGGCCGGGCAACCCGTGGTCATCGGCGACCTCACCCTGACCCCGATCGCCGTCCCCCACGACGCCGCCGAGCCGTTCATCTTCACCGCCACGGCCGCCGGGGTCAAACTCGCCGTCGTCACCGACCTGGGCTACATTCCCCCCCACGTCGCCCATCACCTGACAGGCTGCCAGGCCCTTGTCCTCGAAGCCAACCACGACCGCGACATGCTCCGGGCCGGCCCCTACCCTTGGGAACTCAAACAGCGCATCAGCAGCCGCGTCGGCCACCTCTCCAACGAGGATATGGCCCGCTTCCTGCGGGAAGATTTTGACGGTGCGGCCGCCCACATCGTCCTGGCCCACCTGAGCCAGCACAACAATCACCCGGCACTGGCCCGCCTGGCCGCCCTCCAGGCGCTTGATGCGCACTACCCGCACCGCACCTGGGAGACGGTCGTGACCGTGGCGCCGGCTGCCGGCCTCCCCCACTGGTGTCCCCTGTAG
- a CDS encoding acyl-CoA thioesterase, translating into MPRSDFAFAYPLRVRWAEVDAQGIVFNGHYLTYFDVGVTEYWRAAGLHYPGDFTTPDSDLFLIRATVTYHAPAYFDDLLEICVRCARLGRSSMTYALAIYRQDTHLTDGELIYVNANPKTRTAQPLPEALRERLSRLAPVPDTTHHP; encoded by the coding sequence ATGCCCCGCTCCGATTTTGCCTTTGCCTATCCCCTGCGCGTCCGCTGGGCCGAAGTGGACGCCCAAGGCATCGTCTTCAACGGCCACTACCTGACCTATTTTGATGTCGGCGTCACCGAATACTGGCGCGCCGCCGGACTCCACTACCCCGGCGATTTCACCACGCCCGACAGCGACCTCTTCCTCATCCGGGCCACCGTCACCTATCATGCCCCGGCGTATTTTGATGACCTTCTCGAAATCTGCGTCCGTTGCGCCCGGTTGGGACGCTCCAGCATGACCTATGCGCTCGCCATCTACCGCCAGGACACCCACCTGACCGACGGAGAACTCATCTACGTCAACGCCAATCCGAAAACCCGCACGGCCCAACCGCTCCCGGAGGCCCTCCGGGAACGCCTCAGCCGCCTGGCCCCTGTCCCGGATACCACACACCACCCATGA